The Chrysoperla carnea chromosome X, inChrCarn1.1, whole genome shotgun sequence genome includes a region encoding these proteins:
- the LOC123302093 gene encoding 60S ribosomal protein L13: protein MAPKRNNMIPNGHFHKDWQRFVKTWFNQPARKFRRKQNRVKKARAIAPRPAAGPLRPVVRCPTFRYHTKVRAGRGFTLDEIKAAGLNAAFARTVGIAVDYRRRNKSVESLQQNVQRLKEYRSKLILFPLNNKKVRKGEATEEERKLATQLKTKVMPIRQPAAKLKTQVLTKDAKKFSAFNFLRKARADAKLVGIRAKRAKDAAENTEDLKITKDAKKAKAK, encoded by the exons ATGGCTCCAAAACGTAATAATATGATTCCAAATGGACATTTCCATAAAGATTGGCAACGATTTGTGAAAACTTGGTTTAATCAACCAGCTAGAAAATTCCGTAGAAAACAAAATCGTGTTAAGAAAGCGCGTGCAATTGCACCACGTCCAGCTGCTGGTCCATTACGTCCTGTTGTACGTTGTCCAACATTTAGATATCACACCAAAGTACGAGCAGGTCGCGGTTTCACATTAGATGAAATTAAA GCAGCTGGTTTAAATGCTGCATTTGCAAGAACCGTTGGTATCGCTGTTGATTATCGTAGACGAAACAAATCAGTTGAATCACTTCAACAAAATGTTCAACGATTAAAAGAATACAGAAGTAAATTAATCTTGTTCCCATTGAACAACAAGAAAGTCCGTAAAGGTGAAGCAACTGAAGAGGAACGCAAATTAGCCACACAATTGAAGACTAAAGTAATGCCAATCAGACAACCAGCTGCTAAATTGAAGACACAAGTTCTTACAAAGGACGCCAAGAAATTCAGTGCATTCAATTTCTTAcgcaag gCACGTGCTGATGCTAAATTAGTTGGTATTCGAGCTAAACGAGCTAAGGACGCAGCAGAAAACACTGAAGAccttaaaattacaaaagatgCGAAGAAAGCAAAAGCAAAGtaa
- the LOC123302127 gene encoding transcription initiation factor TFIID subunit 3 isoform X2 yields the protein MDQYCKEVLKVVVAQICQTMGWHRIQSTPMEVMTDILSRYLRQMCVLTHKYSEHFGMTEPNLDHVALMMRDLHIQTHEIEEYINWVEPVPCNIVVPKLPVPREPQLNFLKPGSREVVTRPVHVHEHLPPMYPELEVEESSPIIASPGESPANSTTGTADLSKLASSPDALDVENVFKRPGDPISDSQLTKRPKLSFGEEGRPTREISSVMMTSSGFLSPAREGKLPEARTPQTLTESQQVASSQYPTVPPELRIEKKPKKVNENIKRKNSEFKGSELFKPDKINDSKTKKLPGMKENAKLKAFKTKQNLNANNTSMEIISAKTNLAAVQKQIPSDTKIQKVSTLVTKPIKIEDPPLQIFHRPQQMEPGITIIEIDDKGVRKLSNEPDKVKLNIFKKISSKSKDDKNDKFDKADKKSDNHFDFIAAASSRSGGDIHAVDIIPINEPIGGPTKMKAEKIEKSKTPEITIKEEPIYPSSLNRDRPPTPSVKHLLNTISDSDMSPPGTPSTPKTPELQTQLISPPPRKVEKERKKRKEKTKKIKAHKVKGVKMEPLTSPRRIKFNNTEITTSPAFTDRPKTPDDPITITSKSEINLPFQIQPPPIFPSIFPPFPSGPGLIPKTTTYSPFFPHNMGKHGFGQPPILSTNPLMSVTAIPTVKSEPPPEIRSPKQERDAPTNNNSFTVTPVVNNNSTIITKTIKNEPNELEITEISPVVVKSEKKSKEHKKDKKEKLEKKIRKKKDKKDKKKGKDKAEKKLEKEEKKLEKSEKIKIKKEKKEKHKDKQQQQQQQQIEAAVPKLTFKFSQPQRESTPDGQVSRKITIKTVMKKGTGGEDQAGGPNDREMSPELARISALVTHPPKSQKSLSVKGHNGPSGHDEKDTGAGNATTVAPPPPAPIPPPTPPVRTHAGPGRPRGSTNAAKAAAAAAAAAAAAALAAQNNANQTAKHSAPVTKKAAASELDKDGNKVWICPACGGQDDGSPMIGCDDCDAWYHWVCVGIQVPPDDNEDWYCKVCLGKKQESFHTDKKKKRKKKEKKDH from the exons atgGATCAATATTGTAAAGAAGTTTTAAAAGTCGTTGTCGCCCAAATTTGCCAAACAATGGGCTGGCATCGTATACAATCAACTCCCATGGAAGTGATGACGGATATTTTATCGAGATATCTACGACAAATGTGTGTTTTAACACATAAATATTCTGAACATT TCGGTATGACCGAACCAAATCTAGATCACGTAGCGTTAATGATGCGGGATTTACATATACAAACCCATGAAATTGAGGAATATATTAATTGGGTTGAACCAGTACCTTGTAATATTGTTGTGCCAAAGTTACCAGTACCGCGAGAACCGCAATTGAATTTCTTGAAACCAGGTAGTCGTGAAGTTGTTACACGGCCTGTACATGTTCATGAACATTTACCACCGATGTATCCTGAGTTAGAAG TTGAAGAAAGCTCACCGATTATAGCATCTCCAGGTGAATCACCAGCGAATTCAACAACAGGCACTgctgatttatcaaaattagcaTCGTCTCCAGATGCTTTGGATgttgaaaatgtatttaaacgACCTGGTGATCCTATTTCAGATAGTCAACTTACCAAACGACCCAA ACTTAGTTTCGGCGAAGAAGGGCGTCCCACACGAGAAATAAGCAGTGTTATGATGACATCTTCTGGATTTTTATCCCCAGCCCGTGAGGGTAAACTACCTGAAGCACGCACCCCACAAACTCTGACTGAATCACAACAAGTTGCATCGTCTCAATATCCAACAGTTCCGCCAGAATTACGTATCGAAAAGAAACCGAAAAaagttaatgaaaatattaaacgtAAAAATAGCGAATTCAAGGGCAGCGAATTATTTAAACCGGATAAGATTAATGATagtaaaacgaaaaaattaccaGGAATGAAAGAGAATGCAAAATTAAAGGCATTCAAAACCAAACAGAATTTGAATGCGAATAATACATCCATGGAAATTATAAGTGCCAAAACGAATTTGGCTgctgtacaaaaacaaattccaAGCGATACCAAAATTCAAAAGGTATCCACTTTGGTAACGaaaccaattaaaattgaaGATCCTCCATTACAGATCTTCCATCGTCCCCAACAAATGGAACCTGGTATTACAATTATCGAAATTGATGACAAAGGTGTCCGAAAATTATCAAACGAACCcgataaagttaaattaaacatatttaaaaagatcTCATCAAAATCCAAGGACGATAAAAACGATAAATTCGATAAAGCTGATAAAAAATCCGATAATCATTTCGATTTTATCGCAGCCGCGTCTTCTCGAAGTGGAGGGGATATTCATGCTGTGGATATCATTCCTATAAACGAACCAATCGGTGGACCAACGAAAATGAAGgctgagaaaattgaaaaatcaaaaacaccAGAAATTACGATTAAAGAGGAACCGATTTATCCAAGTTCACTAAATCGGGATCGTCCTCCAACTCCATCAGTTAAACATTTATTGAATACGATATCGGATTCGGATATGTCACCTCCTGGAACACCTTCTACACCTAAAACACCAGAATTGCAAACACAACTTATTTCTCCGCCTCCAAGGAAAGTCGAGAAGGAGCGTAAGAAACGTAAGGAGAAGACGAAGAAAATCAAAGCACATAAAGTGAAAGGTGTAAAAATGGAACCGCTCACAAGTCCACGGCggattaaatttaacaatacaGAAATTACTACATCTCCAGCGTTTACGGATCGACCGAAAACACCAGACGATCCAATTACAATTACCAGTAAATCGGAAATTAATTTACCATTCCAAATTCAACCGCCGCCAATATTTCCATCAATATTCCCACCATTTCCAAGTGGTCCAGGTCTTATACCGAAAACCACGACATACTCACCATTTTTCCCACATAATATGGGTAAACATGGTTTTGGACAACCTCCAATTTTATCTACAAATCCTCTAATGAGTGTTACCGCTATTCCTACAGTAAAATCAGAACCCCCACCTGAAATCCGCAGTCCCAAGCAAGAACGAGATGCTCCAAcgaataataatagttttactGTAACCCCCGTTGTAAATAATAACTCTACGATTATCACGAAAACTATTAAGAATGAACCGAACGAATTGGAAATCACGGAAATTTCACCGGTTGTCGTTAAATCTGAAAAGAAGAGTAAAGAACATAAGAAAGATAAGAAAGAGAAATTAGAGaagaaaataagaaagaaaaaggATAAGAAAGATAAAAAGAAGGGTAAAGATAAAGCGGAGAAAAAATTAGAGAAAGAGGAAAAGAAATTAGAAAAgagtgaaaaaattaaaattaaaaaggagAAGAAAGAGAAACATAAAGAT aaaCAGCAGCAACAGCAGCAGCAACAAATAGAAGCAGCTGTGCCAAAATTAACGTTTAAGTTCTCACAACCACAACGGGAATCCACACCCGATGGACAAGTTTCACGAAAAAT aACAATAAAAACCGTAATGAAAAAAGGAACTGGTGGTGAGGATCAAGCAGGCGGGCCAAATGATCGTGAAATGTCACCAGAACTGGCCAGAATTAGTGCTCTTGTAACACATCCACCAAAAAGTCAAAAATCACTCTCAGTCA AAGGGCATAATGGTCCCAGCGGTCATGACGAAAAGGATACTGGGGCTGGTAATGCAACAACTGTTGCACCCCCACCTCCCGCACCAATACCACCCCCAACACCACCAGTACGTACACATGCTGGTCCCGGCCGACCTCGCGGTTCTACGAATGCTGCTAAAGCAGCAGCTGCGGCTGCCGCAGCGGCCGCAGCAGCTGCCCTCGCTGCTCAAAACAACGCAAATCAAACTGCCAAACATTCCGCACCGGTAACAAAAAAAGCAGCCGCTTCTGAATTG GATAAAGATGGGAACAAAGTTTGGATATGTCCAGCTTGTGGGGGCCAGGACGATGGTAGCCCTATGATTGGATGTGATGACTGCGATGCCTGGTACCATTG ggTGTGCGTCGGTATCCAGGTGCCGCCAGACGACAACGAAGATTGGTATTGTAAAGTTTGTCTGGGTAAGAAACAAGAAAGTTTCCATAcggataaaaagaaaaaacgaaaaaagaaagagaaaaaggatcattaa
- the LOC123302127 gene encoding transcription initiation factor TFIID subunit 3 isoform X1, with product MDQYCKEVLKVVVAQICQTMGWHRIQSTPMEVMTDILSRYLRQMCVLTHKYSEHFGMTEPNLDHVALMMRDLHIQTHEIEEYINWVEPVPCNIVVPKLPVPREPQLNFLKPGSREVVTRPVHVHEHLPPMYPELEVEESSPIIASPGESPANSTTGTADLSKLASSPDALDVENVFKRPGDPISDSQLTKRPKLSFGEEGRPTREISSVMMTSSGFLSPAREGKLPEARTPQTLTESQQVASSQYPTVPPELRIEKKPKKVNENIKRKNSEFKGSELFKPDKINDSKTKKLPGMKENAKLKAFKTKQNLNANNTSMEIISAKTNLAAVQKQIPSDTKIQKVSTLVTKPIKIEDPPLQIFHRPQQMEPGITIIEIDDKGVRKLSNEPDKVKLNIFKKISSKSKDDKNDKFDKADKKSDNHFDFIAAASSRSGGDIHAVDIIPINEPIGGPTKMKAEKIEKSKTPEITIKEEPIYPSSLNRDRPPTPSVKHLLNTISDSDMSPPGTPSTPKTPELQTQLISPPPRKVEKERKKRKEKTKKIKAHKVKGVKMEPLTSPRRIKFNNTEITTSPAFTDRPKTPDDPITITSKSEINLPFQIQPPPIFPSIFPPFPSGPGLIPKTTTYSPFFPHNMGKHGFGQPPILSTNPLMSVTAIPTVKSEPPPEIRSPKQERDAPTNNNSFTVTPVVNNNSTIITKTIKNEPNELEITEISPVVVKSEKKSKEHKKDKKEKLEKKIRKKKDKKDKKKGKDKAEKKLEKEEKKLEKSEKIKIKKEKKEKHKDKQQQQQQQQIEAAVPKLTFKFSQPQRESTPDGQVSRKITIKTVMKKGTGGEDQAGGPNDREMSPELARISALVTHPPKSQKSLSVSLHHSSSSGQNQGQTIGAYATHGSNAPSPNFSENYNTEVSSFHTKIKKSMFKPIPKIKSKDLLKRVVPPTSVDESSDEDAKHAYMTTTIPQPPPAPHPAQQLPIKEAFYFDKDGNKVWICPACGGQDDGSPMIGCDDCDAWYHWVCVGIQVPPDDNEDWYCKVCLGKKQESFHTDKKKKRKKKEKKDH from the exons atgGATCAATATTGTAAAGAAGTTTTAAAAGTCGTTGTCGCCCAAATTTGCCAAACAATGGGCTGGCATCGTATACAATCAACTCCCATGGAAGTGATGACGGATATTTTATCGAGATATCTACGACAAATGTGTGTTTTAACACATAAATATTCTGAACATT TCGGTATGACCGAACCAAATCTAGATCACGTAGCGTTAATGATGCGGGATTTACATATACAAACCCATGAAATTGAGGAATATATTAATTGGGTTGAACCAGTACCTTGTAATATTGTTGTGCCAAAGTTACCAGTACCGCGAGAACCGCAATTGAATTTCTTGAAACCAGGTAGTCGTGAAGTTGTTACACGGCCTGTACATGTTCATGAACATTTACCACCGATGTATCCTGAGTTAGAAG TTGAAGAAAGCTCACCGATTATAGCATCTCCAGGTGAATCACCAGCGAATTCAACAACAGGCACTgctgatttatcaaaattagcaTCGTCTCCAGATGCTTTGGATgttgaaaatgtatttaaacgACCTGGTGATCCTATTTCAGATAGTCAACTTACCAAACGACCCAA ACTTAGTTTCGGCGAAGAAGGGCGTCCCACACGAGAAATAAGCAGTGTTATGATGACATCTTCTGGATTTTTATCCCCAGCCCGTGAGGGTAAACTACCTGAAGCACGCACCCCACAAACTCTGACTGAATCACAACAAGTTGCATCGTCTCAATATCCAACAGTTCCGCCAGAATTACGTATCGAAAAGAAACCGAAAAaagttaatgaaaatattaaacgtAAAAATAGCGAATTCAAGGGCAGCGAATTATTTAAACCGGATAAGATTAATGATagtaaaacgaaaaaattaccaGGAATGAAAGAGAATGCAAAATTAAAGGCATTCAAAACCAAACAGAATTTGAATGCGAATAATACATCCATGGAAATTATAAGTGCCAAAACGAATTTGGCTgctgtacaaaaacaaattccaAGCGATACCAAAATTCAAAAGGTATCCACTTTGGTAACGaaaccaattaaaattgaaGATCCTCCATTACAGATCTTCCATCGTCCCCAACAAATGGAACCTGGTATTACAATTATCGAAATTGATGACAAAGGTGTCCGAAAATTATCAAACGAACCcgataaagttaaattaaacatatttaaaaagatcTCATCAAAATCCAAGGACGATAAAAACGATAAATTCGATAAAGCTGATAAAAAATCCGATAATCATTTCGATTTTATCGCAGCCGCGTCTTCTCGAAGTGGAGGGGATATTCATGCTGTGGATATCATTCCTATAAACGAACCAATCGGTGGACCAACGAAAATGAAGgctgagaaaattgaaaaatcaaaaacaccAGAAATTACGATTAAAGAGGAACCGATTTATCCAAGTTCACTAAATCGGGATCGTCCTCCAACTCCATCAGTTAAACATTTATTGAATACGATATCGGATTCGGATATGTCACCTCCTGGAACACCTTCTACACCTAAAACACCAGAATTGCAAACACAACTTATTTCTCCGCCTCCAAGGAAAGTCGAGAAGGAGCGTAAGAAACGTAAGGAGAAGACGAAGAAAATCAAAGCACATAAAGTGAAAGGTGTAAAAATGGAACCGCTCACAAGTCCACGGCggattaaatttaacaatacaGAAATTACTACATCTCCAGCGTTTACGGATCGACCGAAAACACCAGACGATCCAATTACAATTACCAGTAAATCGGAAATTAATTTACCATTCCAAATTCAACCGCCGCCAATATTTCCATCAATATTCCCACCATTTCCAAGTGGTCCAGGTCTTATACCGAAAACCACGACATACTCACCATTTTTCCCACATAATATGGGTAAACATGGTTTTGGACAACCTCCAATTTTATCTACAAATCCTCTAATGAGTGTTACCGCTATTCCTACAGTAAAATCAGAACCCCCACCTGAAATCCGCAGTCCCAAGCAAGAACGAGATGCTCCAAcgaataataatagttttactGTAACCCCCGTTGTAAATAATAACTCTACGATTATCACGAAAACTATTAAGAATGAACCGAACGAATTGGAAATCACGGAAATTTCACCGGTTGTCGTTAAATCTGAAAAGAAGAGTAAAGAACATAAGAAAGATAAGAAAGAGAAATTAGAGaagaaaataagaaagaaaaaggATAAGAAAGATAAAAAGAAGGGTAAAGATAAAGCGGAGAAAAAATTAGAGAAAGAGGAAAAGAAATTAGAAAAgagtgaaaaaattaaaattaaaaaggagAAGAAAGAGAAACATAAAGAT aaaCAGCAGCAACAGCAGCAGCAACAAATAGAAGCAGCTGTGCCAAAATTAACGTTTAAGTTCTCACAACCACAACGGGAATCCACACCCGATGGACAAGTTTCACGAAAAAT aACAATAAAAACCGTAATGAAAAAAGGAACTGGTGGTGAGGATCAAGCAGGCGGGCCAAATGATCGTGAAATGTCACCAGAACTGGCCAGAATTAGTGCTCTTGTAACACATCCACCAAAAAGTCAAAAATCACTCTCAGTCA GCCTACACCATTCATCCTCTTCTGGTCAAAATCAAGGTCAAACGATTGGTGCTTATGCCACGCATGGTAGTAACGCACCATCGCCCAATTTCAGTGAAAATTATAACACTGAAGTGTCTAGTTTTCATACGAAAATTAAGAAGAGTATGTTTAAACCGATAccgaaaataaaaagtaaagatCTATTGAAGAGGGTTGTACCACCAACATCGGTTGATGAGTCCTCTGATGAGGATGCTAAGCATGCGTATATGACAACGACAATTCCACAACCGCCACCTGCGCCTCATCCTGCCCAACAATTACCAATCAAGGAAGCATTCTACTTT GATAAAGATGGGAACAAAGTTTGGATATGTCCAGCTTGTGGGGGCCAGGACGATGGTAGCCCTATGATTGGATGTGATGACTGCGATGCCTGGTACCATTG ggTGTGCGTCGGTATCCAGGTGCCGCCAGACGACAACGAAGATTGGTATTGTAAAGTTTGTCTGGGTAAGAAACAAGAAAGTTTCCATAcggataaaaagaaaaaacgaaaaaagaaagagaaaaaggatcattaa
- the LOC123302559 gene encoding peptidyl-tRNA hydrolase ICT1, mitochondrial, with protein MSQIIKKCLFSTSIITRNLSYQSSISLKNLYPNSSLKITTPTQPNYTTSSKFSGIIPMDKIDITYSRSSGPGGQNVNTVSTKVDLRFHVATAEWLDPDIRQKLVEQNKTKINKDGYLIIKSELTRSQQLNVADALEKLRTLIRATDTKNPELSPETQAKIQKRIMKTNRERLLMKRQKSQIKSDRQAPDVYSL; from the exons atgtctcaaataattaaaaaatgtttattttcaacttcaatAATTACACGAAATTTGAGCTATCAAAGCtcaatttccttaaaaaatttatatcctaatagttcattaaaaattacaactcctacacag CCAAATTATACAACTTCCAGTAAATTTTCTGGTATTATACCAATGGATAAAATTGACATTACGTACAGTCGAAGTTCTGGACCTGGTGGTCAAAATGTAAATACTGTTAGCACTAAAGTTGATTTACGGTTTCATGTTGCAACCGCTGAATGGTTAGATCCTGATATACGGCAAAAATTAGTTGAACag aacaaaaccaagattaataaagatggatatttgataataaaatcagAATTAACAAGATCACAGCAGTTAAATGTAGCCGATGCATTGGAAAAACTTCGTACGCTAATACGGGCCACAGATACCAAAAATCCTGAACTTAGTCCAGAGACACAGGCTAAAATTCAAAAACG TATTATGAAAACTAACCGAGAACGTTTGCTAATGAAACgacaaaaatcacaaataaaatcTGATCGTCAAGCTCCAGATGTTTAcagtttataa
- the LOC123302146 gene encoding uncharacterized protein LOC123302146 yields MERQRDRSESETGESDTPGDVIPQNFNLPRPNSLTRTSSEEELTLLSENADPNVQDPHQRHSLFWRPSSTPVNAARRTRGSPSAIYIPPWMVRQNRPSSSRERYFSILHIMNQPLPYRYYRQLVREEIPRRYRGPLGQLRDQETNLLINEPMPLPLPAFAFDLAGNLPTMQFGHAYVAPQNSGMGESEIDNYTDLLLKQDETEDDMTCVICMSLTTKLELLRKLPCRHIFHRDCIDKWLGFNGICPTCRRNVRQSTPPTSH; encoded by the exons ATGGAACGTCAACGTGATAGAAGTGAATCAGAAACAGGGGAAAGTGATACACCTGGTGATGTGATacctcaaaatttcaatttaccaAGACCTAATAGTCTCACGAGAACTTCCAGTGAGGAAGAGTTGACTTTGTTAAGTGAAAATGCAGATCCAAATGTCCAAGATCCCCATCAAAGACATTCACTATTTTGGCGACC AAGTTCAACTCCAGTTAACGCAGCACGAAGAACACGAGGATCACCAAGTGCTATATATATTCCACCATGGATGGTACGACAAAATCGCCCATCGTCATCGAGGGAACGATATTTCAGCATTCTTCACAT aatGAATCAACCACTACCATATCGTTACTATCGCCAATTAGTGCGTGAAGAAATACCACGAAGGTACAGGGGCCCACTAGGTCAATTACGTGAt caagAAACGaacttattaataaatgaaCCGATGCCGTTGCCACTTCCTGCATTCGCCTTTGATTTAGCTGGTAATCTACCAACTATGCAGTTTGGCCATGCTTACGTAGCACCACAAAA caGTGGTATGGGGGAATCCGAAATAGACAACTACACTGATTTGTTGTTAAAACAAGATGAAACCGAAGATGATATGACTTGTGTCATATGTATGTCATTAACAACGAAACTGGAATTATTACGTAAACTACCATGCCGTCATATTTTTCACAGGGATTGTATTGACAAGTGGTTAGGATTTAATGGAATATGTCCGACATGTCGACGTAATGTCAGACAATCAACACCACCTACTTCACATTaa